A stretch of Pedosphaera parvula Ellin514 DNA encodes these proteins:
- a CDS encoding beta strand repeat-containing protein, which produces MKKPTHNSLGFIPTGICLFACILASPTKAANYYWDINGTAAGSGGVAPSGLWEGANWATVSGGTAATGNWMEDNFPRFAAATDTTSPYTVTANANHTVVGMLHGNVAGTVTITGTGVFTIDPTGGAGPGLNQQGFFGGTGTGIGFLKIQSKLTGTGGVQSQSGQIFLDNAGNDYTGGTTINSGLINFNSTGSFGTGLITVGTGGSALIAEADGITITNDFSAGVTGGLNLSTTGHPFTTTYSGNWNLGQFTLSLGVGGGADNTANLTGTISGTGGLSKQSQTTAGTLKLSGANTYGGPSTISSGTLQIGNGAALGYSATTVASGAVIDLNGVANINAALLLNGTGISSAGALVNSNLSSSAVLIQGDSVAGATLTAAGSGITAPATVTVTGGGGSGATAAADLGVTAASFTITAGTQKYTAVPTVTISGGGGFGATATCALAGASPSVISTTITVTGAGDWFTGTPTITFSGGTIGTAGTAPTGTGNATHFTLRSVSITAPGSGYTSAPTLTLSSGTGTAAAKLSSVNLASATSAGGPGDTTINTIISGAAAATFTKVGAGTMTLNAVNTYSGNTIVSSGTLVLGSSGTINSTPIINIAAGATFDVSAISSYTLSSSTTLQAISTTVPATIKGGTSVSLASRPVALAIVPTAFTGDTAHPALVISQGSLTLNNNVITVTNSAATPLNVGTYRLIQVGDGTTGVISGTPNSVPTIQGTGLAAGTSGSIVVSGGNVNLIVQTAPTFSGLTVNQSIVYGTTPLTLSGTLSATGPVYPDIGETVTVTINGNAQTTTINDATGDFSINYNPATIPFSATAYAVTYSYAGNATLGRSSDATKTLTVTKAPLTVTANDQTKTYGQTLSVGTGKTLFTSSGLLNGQTIGTVTLASTGSAATSAAGGSYTITPSAATGGTFSANNYSITYAAGTLTVNPAPLTVTANNLSRPYGATNPIFTVAYTGFANGQNLGTSDVAGAPVLGTDADTNSPVGAYVITNNLGTLTSTNYALALVDGIVTVTNAASTNVVSVSANPVATGSAVTLTATLSAVSPSLAVPDGAVQFVLDGTPFGDPVTLTNGVANTNTAVIAHGTHTLVAEYSGSTNVLGSTNSLSSSLVVNIAPSAGDDAIQRPDGAGTKVSIATLLSNDTDADSDALVVTGISTNSTQGGTISMTATEVFYTPPGTNVTSDTFTYTVGDGFGGSATATVTVTIAPPDNTQPSNITGINTTGDGNMQINFAGIPGRNYLIQAATNLTPSINWTTIGTNTAGTNGLFFYIDLDSTNFAARYYRTAQP; this is translated from the coding sequence GTGAAAAAACCTACCCACAATTCATTAGGATTCATTCCGACTGGTATATGCCTCTTCGCTTGTATTCTAGCCAGTCCTACCAAGGCGGCAAATTACTATTGGGACATTAATGGCACTGCCGCTGGGTCGGGTGGGGTAGCGCCGTCTGGTTTATGGGAAGGCGCAAATTGGGCCACTGTTTCCGGCGGCACCGCTGCCACGGGCAATTGGATGGAGGACAACTTTCCAAGGTTTGCTGCTGCCACTGATACCACCAGCCCTTATACCGTCACCGCCAATGCTAATCACACCGTTGTCGGCATGCTTCACGGCAACGTTGCTGGAACCGTTACCATTACTGGCACAGGCGTTTTTACCATCGATCCTACTGGCGGTGCCGGGCCAGGTCTGAATCAGCAGGGCTTTTTTGGCGGAACCGGAACCGGCATTGGTTTTCTGAAAATCCAGAGCAAATTAACGGGCACCGGTGGAGTCCAATCCCAATCTGGACAAATCTTCCTGGATAACGCCGGCAATGATTACACCGGTGGCACAACGATAAATTCCGGGCTTATAAACTTTAACAGCACTGGCTCCTTTGGAACCGGTCTGATTACCGTGGGCACCGGGGGAAGTGCGCTGATTGCTGAAGCGGATGGCATTACTATTACCAATGATTTCTCCGCTGGTGTGACAGGTGGCTTAAATTTATCCACAACCGGTCACCCGTTCACCACCACCTATAGTGGAAACTGGAATTTGGGCCAGTTTACCCTGTCCCTCGGGGTTGGCGGTGGCGCCGACAATACTGCAAATCTCACTGGCACCATCAGTGGGACGGGTGGCCTATCTAAACAGTCACAGACAACCGCCGGCACTTTGAAGCTTTCCGGTGCCAACACCTACGGTGGCCCCTCAACCATTAGCTCAGGTACTCTTCAGATCGGCAACGGTGCAGCGCTGGGTTATTCGGCCACCACCGTTGCCAGTGGTGCCGTAATTGATCTGAATGGTGTAGCGAATATCAATGCAGCCCTCCTGCTGAACGGCACCGGAATCAGCAGTGCTGGCGCGCTGGTTAACAGCAATTTATCCTCGTCAGCAGTCCTCATTCAGGGGGATTCCGTGGCGGGGGCAACACTCACTGCCGCAGGTAGTGGCATTACCGCGCCAGCCACTGTAACGGTTACTGGCGGCGGCGGGAGCGGGGCCACTGCGGCGGCGGATCTCGGCGTGACTGCCGCAAGCTTCACCATTACGGCTGGCACCCAAAAGTACACAGCGGTACCGACGGTCACGATTAGCGGCGGCGGCGGATTCGGCGCTACAGCCACGTGCGCCCTGGCTGGTGCATCTCCCAGTGTGATCAGCACCACCATCACCGTGACTGGCGCGGGCGATTGGTTTACCGGCACACCAACAATCACATTTAGCGGCGGCACAATCGGGACAGCTGGCACGGCTCCGACCGGCACCGGCAACGCAACCCACTTTACGTTGAGAAGTGTTTCCATCACTGCCCCAGGCAGCGGTTACACATCCGCGCCAACTCTGACACTCAGCAGCGGAACGGGTACTGCCGCCGCGAAACTCTCCTCCGTAAATCTGGCCAGCGCGACCAGCGCGGGTGGCCCCGGGGATACTACCATCAATACCATCATCAGTGGGGCCGCTGCCGCCACCTTCACCAAGGTTGGAGCGGGCACCATGACCCTTAACGCGGTGAACACCTATAGTGGTAATACGATCGTTAGCAGCGGTACACTTGTCTTGGGCAGTTCTGGAACCATTAATAGCACACCGATTATTAATATTGCTGCGGGTGCAACCTTTGATGTATCTGCCATTAGCTCCTACACTCTCAGCAGCAGCACAACGCTCCAAGCCATTAGTACGACTGTCCCGGCTACCATCAAAGGCGGAACCAGTGTGAGTCTGGCCTCGCGGCCCGTCGCGCTGGCCATCGTTCCGACAGCCTTCACCGGGGATACCGCGCATCCAGCTTTGGTAATTTCCCAAGGCTCTTTGACTCTGAACAACAATGTGATTACGGTCACAAATTCTGCTGCTACTCCCTTGAATGTTGGAACCTACCGGTTGATTCAAGTGGGTGATGGAACCACGGGCGTCATCAGCGGCACCCCGAACTCTGTTCCTACGATACAGGGGACAGGTTTGGCTGCAGGCACCAGTGGATCGATCGTGGTCAGTGGCGGCAACGTAAACCTAATTGTGCAGACAGCACCGACTTTTTCCGGTTTGACTGTCAATCAGAGCATCGTTTACGGCACGACACCTCTGACCCTGAGCGGCACTCTCAGCGCCACTGGGCCAGTCTATCCTGACATCGGCGAAACGGTCACCGTCACCATCAATGGCAATGCTCAGACCACCACCATTAATGATGCGACCGGTGACTTTTCCATCAACTACAATCCCGCTACCATACCGTTTTCAGCCACTGCCTATGCAGTCACCTATTCGTATGCAGGAAACGCCACCTTGGGCAGGTCATCTGACGCTACAAAAACTCTGACCGTCACGAAAGCCCCGTTGACCGTTACTGCCAATGACCAGACGAAAACTTATGGTCAAACTCTGTCGGTCGGCACGGGCAAAACGCTCTTTACCAGCAGCGGATTGCTGAATGGACAGACCATCGGCACGGTCACTTTGGCCAGCACCGGCAGTGCGGCTACCTCGGCCGCGGGTGGCAGCTATACCATCACGCCCAGTGCGGCGACGGGTGGGACCTTCAGTGCCAACAATTATTCCATCACCTATGCGGCCGGTACGTTGACGGTGAACCCGGCACCGTTAACTGTTACTGCAAACAACCTTTCGCGGCCGTACGGCGCGACTAATCCCATCTTCACCGTCGCGTACACCGGTTTTGCCAATGGTCAAAACTTGGGAACCAGTGACGTTGCCGGAGCTCCAGTTTTGGGGACTGATGCGGATACCAACAGCCCCGTTGGTGCCTACGTTATCACCAACAATCTGGGCACGCTCACCTCGACCAACTACGCTTTGGCTTTGGTTGATGGCATAGTGACAGTGACCAATGCCGCCTCTACAAACGTGGTCTCGGTTTCGGCGAACCCGGTGGCCACCGGCAGCGCGGTGACTCTCACTGCAACTTTGAGCGCGGTGTCGCCCAGTTTGGCGGTACCAGACGGCGCGGTTCAATTCGTGCTGGATGGCACCCCGTTTGGTGATCCGGTGACCCTGACGAACGGCGTCGCCAACACGAATACCGCAGTCATTGCCCATGGCACTCATACACTGGTTGCCGAATATTCTGGAAGCACCAATGTGTTGGGGAGCACGAACAGTTTGAGTTCAAGCCTCGTGGTGAACATTGCACCTTCGGCTGGGGACGATGCGATTCAGCGTCCGGATGGTGCTGGCACCAAGGTTTCCATCGCCACCTTGTTAAGCAATGACACGGATGCAGATTCGGATGCGCTCGTGGTTACTGGCATTAGCACGAACAGCACTCAGGGTGGAACGATCAGCATGACGGCGACCGAAGTATTTTACACGCCACCAGGCACCAATGTTACAAGCGATACGTTTACTTATACCGTGGGCGATGGTTTTGGCGGCAGTGCCACGGCCACGGTTACCGTGACGATTGCTCCGCCAGACAATACGCAACCTTCCAATATCACCGGCATCAACACCACTGGTGATGGAAACATGCAGATCAATTTTGCCGGTATTCCCGGACGGAATTATTTGATCCAGGCGGCGACGAATTTGACTCCCAGCATTAACTGGACAACCATTGGCACCAATACAGCCGGTACGAATGGACTGTTCTTTTATATTGATTTGGATTCAACCAATTTCGCCGCTCGTTATTACCGTACGGCCCAGCCTTAG